One Roseomonas sp. OT10 DNA window includes the following coding sequences:
- a CDS encoding polyphosphate kinase 2 family protein → MGTHDDLKRLTARCRVTSGKGFDLGARATDEKGGVDLDKKASAAVLSDHVGRIAALQDMLHAQDRWAVLCLFQAMDAAGKDGTIKHVFSGVNPQGCQVQAFSAPGGVERDHDFLWRHVMYLPQRGRIGIHNRSWYEEVLVVRVHQRILAGQKLPARVVTDQIWDERLEDIAGFERYLTRQGIVVLKFFLHVGEEEQRARLLARIDQPDKNWKMNTDDLKDRALWKQYAQAYEAAIRATATSHAPWFVVPADRKWLARLIVAQVVVEALEGLGLKYPTVDQDQRVALEEARQYLT, encoded by the coding sequence ATGGGGACACACGACGATCTGAAGCGCCTGACGGCCCGGTGCCGGGTGACCAGTGGCAAGGGATTTGACCTCGGCGCGCGGGCGACGGACGAGAAGGGCGGGGTCGACCTGGATAAGAAGGCCAGCGCCGCCGTCCTGTCCGACCACGTCGGGCGCATCGCCGCGTTGCAGGACATGCTGCATGCGCAGGATCGCTGGGCGGTGCTGTGCCTGTTCCAGGCGATGGACGCAGCGGGCAAGGACGGCACCATCAAGCACGTGTTCAGCGGCGTGAACCCGCAGGGCTGCCAGGTGCAGGCCTTCTCCGCGCCGGGCGGGGTGGAGCGCGACCACGACTTCCTCTGGCGTCACGTCATGTACCTGCCGCAGCGCGGGCGCATCGGCATCCACAACCGCTCCTGGTACGAGGAGGTGCTGGTGGTGCGCGTTCACCAGCGCATCCTGGCGGGGCAGAAGCTGCCGGCCCGCGTCGTGACCGACCAGATCTGGGATGAGCGGCTGGAGGACATCGCCGGCTTCGAGCGCTACCTGACGCGCCAGGGCATCGTGGTGCTGAAGTTCTTCCTGCATGTCGGTGAGGAGGAACAGCGCGCGCGCCTGCTGGCCCGCATCGACCAGCCGGACAAGAACTGGAAGATGAACACGGACGACCTCAAGGACCGGGCGCTGTGGAAGCAGTATGCGCAGGCCTACGAGGCCGCCATCCGGGCCACCGCCACGTCCCACGCCCCCTGGTTCGTGGTGCCAGCGGATCGGAAGTGGCTGGCGCGCCTGATCGTCGCCCAGGTGGTGGTCGAGGCGCTGGAAGGCCTGGGCCTGAAATATCCGACGGTAGACCAGGACCAGCGCGTCGCGCTCGAGGAGGCGCGGCAGTACCTGACCTGA
- a CDS encoding alpha/beta hydrolase: MRVGRRSLLAGGTALAVAGCSELDLLSLVAPRGGLRTQRDLRYRPGPRGTLDLHRPAVPRPEAPLLVVFHGGGFGGGDKSQLLFLAEALVRLGGPVAMPNYRLVPEVRWPDFVEDAVAAVTWLLAGAGAGRQVVLLGYSAGAFLAAALAIDPRWLGGQRARLSGWVGLSGLYEIPPGSAFAGPAGGSGAVLPADPAAIVGAPPALLLHGGTDRVVPPDQARRLGARLRAAGVPARVVVEPERGHLGVMASLAFPVRMLGLLPGTTAGEELAGFVASPAAWAGAAG, translated from the coding sequence ATGCGGGTCGGGCGACGGTCGCTGCTGGCCGGTGGGACGGCGCTGGCCGTCGCCGGCTGCTCGGAGCTGGACCTGCTCAGCCTCGTCGCCCCGCGCGGCGGGCTGCGGACGCAGCGCGACCTGCGCTACCGGCCCGGCCCGCGCGGCACGCTGGACCTGCACCGGCCCGCCGTCCCGCGTCCAGAGGCGCCGCTGCTGGTCGTGTTCCACGGCGGCGGCTTCGGCGGCGGCGACAAGAGTCAACTGCTGTTCCTGGCAGAGGCCCTGGTCCGGCTGGGCGGGCCGGTGGCCATGCCGAACTACCGGCTGGTGCCGGAGGTGCGCTGGCCCGACTTCGTCGAGGATGCGGTCGCGGCCGTCACCTGGCTGCTGGCTGGAGCCGGGGCAGGGCGGCAGGTGGTGCTGCTGGGCTATTCCGCCGGCGCCTTCCTGGCCGCGGCCCTGGCCATCGACCCGCGATGGCTGGGCGGCCAGCGCGCCCGGCTGTCCGGCTGGGTGGGGCTGTCGGGCCTGTACGAGATCCCGCCCGGCAGCGCCTTCGCCGGCCCGGCCGGCGGCAGCGGGGCGGTGCTGCCCGCCGACCCCGCCGCGATCGTCGGCGCGCCGCCCGCCCTGCTCCTGCATGGCGGGACGGATCGCGTGGTGCCGCCGGATCAGGCACGACGCCTCGGCGCCCGGCTCCGCGCGGCCGGTGTGCCGGCGCGCGTGGTCGTGGAGCCGGAGCGGGGGCATCTGGGCGTGATGGCCTCGCTGGCCTTCCCGGTGCGGATGCTGGGCCTGCTGCCCGGCACGACGGCGGGCGAGGAACTGGCCGGCTTCGTGGCCTCTCCTGCCGCCTGGGCCGGCGCGGCCGGCTGA
- a CDS encoding endonuclease/exonuclease/phosphatase family protein, giving the protein MLRLLLALFLLAAAPLRAEEIKLATWNLSWLTTRPASDRALPRDVWTRDEEDLRRLRGYAERLRADVLAMQEVDGPEAAALILDPAEWTLFFPRERDVQRVAIAVRRGLRATQNPDLAGLDLRGQARFSLRRGVDVTLEAGGSRLRLLALHLSGGCRQEALSGSRDCEDLREQASVLAGWIAQRREEGVPFALLGDFNRRMDRRDDPFLPLLERQAPLLRTTAGASNPCWGGRSFIDHILLGGAARGWLVPDSLRVLVYAERGPEWRRRLSDHCPVSVRLRLP; this is encoded by the coding sequence ATGCTGCGTCTTCTGCTTGCCCTCTTCCTCCTCGCTGCCGCGCCATTGCGGGCCGAGGAGATCAAGCTCGCCACCTGGAACCTCTCCTGGCTGACCACGCGGCCGGCCAGCGACCGTGCCCTGCCGCGCGACGTCTGGACGCGCGACGAGGAGGACCTCCGCCGCCTGCGTGGCTATGCCGAGCGGCTGCGGGCGGATGTCCTCGCCATGCAGGAGGTGGATGGGCCGGAGGCCGCCGCCCTCATCCTTGACCCGGCGGAGTGGACCCTGTTCTTCCCACGCGAGCGCGACGTGCAGCGCGTCGCCATCGCCGTGCGCCGCGGCCTGCGTGCGACGCAGAACCCGGACCTCGCCGGTCTGGACCTGCGCGGCCAGGCGCGCTTCAGCCTGCGGCGCGGCGTGGACGTCACGCTGGAGGCGGGCGGAAGCCGGTTGCGGCTGCTGGCGCTTCACCTGTCCGGTGGATGCCGGCAGGAGGCGTTGTCGGGATCGCGCGACTGCGAAGACCTGCGCGAGCAGGCCTCGGTCCTGGCCGGCTGGATCGCCCAGCGGCGCGAGGAGGGGGTGCCCTTCGCGCTCCTTGGGGACTTCAACCGCCGCATGGACCGCCGCGATGACCCGTTCCTGCCGCTGCTGGAGCGACAGGCGCCGCTGCTGCGCACGACGGCGGGTGCATCGAACCCCTGCTGGGGCGGGCGCTCCTTCATCGACCATATCCTGCTGGGGGGGGCGGCGCGGGGCTGGCTGGTCCCCGACAGCCTGCGGGTCCTGGTCTATGCCGAGCGCGGGCCGGAATGGCGCCGCCGCCTCTCCGACCACTGCCCCGTCTCCGTCCGGCTGCGGCTGCCCTGA
- a CDS encoding Ig-like domain-containing protein — protein MPDASTKLPLNIAPFASDDTITGDGGVFAITFDDLLANDSDGDGDALTIVAVGDAAKGTVLLIPDQAILYFPGLDFLGHDSFDYTVSDGAGGTATATVTIDLRRMATLDVTLAEDSPIVVATNDLAASGGRTVFTQPAHGTVTLEAVPGGPGERIVYTPDPDYVGDDSFSLVYLTAAGPQAQQAVRLTVTPTAGPATPLYLRGGAGADAMDHSAATGRVLLAGLDGADTLIGGRDNDALNGGMGDDVILGGDGSDLITGGAGVDRVAGGAGQDTFLFAASDLALSGEVDRILDFEGAGVAGGDMIRFEGFGENAALAWVGTIGEAHLYEVRDGFGRPLGQLAVSAGGVPGDRLTAGDYAFA, from the coding sequence ATGCCGGATGCGTCGACCAAGCTCCCGCTCAACATCGCCCCGTTTGCCAGCGACGACACCATCACGGGGGATGGTGGGGTGTTCGCCATCACCTTCGATGACCTCCTGGCCAACGACAGCGATGGCGATGGCGACGCGCTGACCATCGTCGCCGTGGGCGACGCCGCCAAGGGGACGGTCCTGCTGATCCCGGACCAGGCCATCCTCTACTTCCCTGGCCTGGATTTCCTCGGCCACGACAGCTTCGACTACACCGTCTCGGACGGTGCCGGCGGGACGGCCACGGCGACCGTGACCATCGACCTGAGGCGCATGGCCACGCTGGACGTGACCCTCGCCGAGGACAGCCCCATCGTCGTCGCCACCAACGACCTCGCCGCTTCTGGCGGCCGGACGGTGTTCACCCAGCCCGCCCATGGCACGGTCACGCTGGAAGCCGTCCCGGGCGGGCCGGGGGAGCGGATCGTCTATACCCCCGATCCCGACTATGTCGGCGACGACAGCTTCAGCCTTGTCTACCTGACCGCGGCCGGTCCCCAGGCGCAGCAGGCGGTCAGGCTGACGGTCACGCCCACCGCCGGCCCCGCCACGCCCCTCTACCTCCGTGGCGGCGCAGGGGCGGATGCCATGGACCACTCCGCCGCCACCGGGCGCGTGCTGCTGGCCGGGCTGGACGGGGCGGACACGCTCATCGGCGGCCGGGACAACGATGCGCTGAACGGCGGCATGGGCGACGACGTGATCCTCGGCGGCGACGGCAGCGATCTCATCACCGGCGGCGCCGGGGTGGATCGCGTCGCGGGGGGCGCGGGGCAGGACACTTTCCTCTTCGCCGCCAGCGACCTGGCGCTGTCCGGCGAGGTGGACCGGATTCTCGACTTCGAGGGGGCCGGCGTCGCGGGCGGGGACATGATCCGGTTCGAAGGCTTCGGCGAGAACGCCGCGCTGGCCTGGGTGGGCACCATCGGCGAGGCGCATCTCTACGAGGTCCGGGACGGGTTCGGCCGGCCCCTGGGACAGCTCGCGGTCAGTGCCGGCGGCGTGCCGGGCGATCGGCTGACGGCCGGGGACTACGCCTTCGCCTAG
- a CDS encoding DNA/RNA helicase domain-containing protein — MRAWLSCTGAALRAADPADISARLSAAQARRGLDATYAQLAAWEAAAAVLRDAVAACGGEGWTVAFEYELLRLEKRIDAVVLTDRAILVLEFKGEGFSAADLRQVEDYALDLRDFHAGSRAHPIVPILVPQLGPDPRPVQPVLLWHGVVPALRTGASGLPGLLRWVQSSIPPPSAPLDGAAWLAAAYRPVPTIVEAATMLYARHGVAEIAAARSDAANLTRTTAAIGRALEAARRDGARVVIFVTGIPGAGKTLCGLNAVFGAARQDGAAFLTGNAPLVAVLRAALARDAVARGECGRGEAERRVRMALQNVHAFLAEHATDPQRRPPPERLIVFDEAQRAWDAAQAGRDTLRRKAVLTASEPAHTLEIMARTEGWSAVVALIGQGQEINTGEAGLLEWGRCLAADGGWRAVAAPRVLEGADPAQRLAAERPPWLSLDPDLDLTVPIRGIRSAAVAPWVEALLDGRFAEAARIAATAEGGLPVFLTRDLSELRAALRGLARGERRAGILRSAGARRLRGEGFGEEVPADAVPDWFLNRWPDVRASDALETGATEYACQGLELDVAGLAWGGDFLAAPGGWTARRFVGTAWQAVRQPRERDFIRNTYRVLLTRARYETVVWVPRGDAGDRTRQPAEMDLVAGRLLSCGVRPMALDRMAPEPADPVALFP; from the coding sequence ATGAGGGCGTGGCTCTCCTGCACGGGCGCGGCGCTGCGGGCGGCCGATCCGGCCGACATCTCCGCCCGCCTCTCCGCCGCCCAGGCGCGGCGCGGCCTCGATGCCACCTATGCCCAGCTTGCCGCCTGGGAAGCCGCGGCGGCGGTGCTGCGCGATGCCGTCGCGGCCTGTGGCGGCGAAGGCTGGACGGTGGCCTTCGAGTACGAGCTGCTGCGGCTGGAGAAGCGCATCGATGCCGTGGTCCTGACCGACCGCGCCATCCTCGTGCTGGAGTTCAAGGGGGAGGGCTTCTCCGCCGCCGACCTGCGGCAGGTCGAGGATTATGCGCTGGACCTGCGCGACTTCCATGCCGGCAGCCGGGCGCATCCGATCGTGCCGATCCTCGTGCCGCAGCTTGGCCCCGATCCGCGGCCGGTGCAGCCGGTGCTGCTCTGGCACGGCGTGGTGCCGGCGCTGCGCACCGGCGCCAGCGGCCTGCCGGGCCTGCTGCGCTGGGTGCAATCCAGCATCCCGCCGCCGTCCGCGCCGCTCGACGGTGCCGCCTGGCTCGCGGCTGCCTACCGGCCGGTGCCGACCATCGTGGAGGCGGCGACCATGCTCTACGCCCGCCATGGCGTGGCGGAGATCGCCGCGGCGCGCTCGGATGCCGCCAACCTGACGCGCACCACCGCAGCGATCGGCCGCGCGCTGGAGGCTGCCCGGCGCGACGGCGCGAGGGTGGTGATCTTCGTCACCGGCATTCCTGGCGCCGGCAAGACGCTTTGCGGGCTGAACGCCGTCTTCGGCGCGGCGCGCCAGGACGGCGCCGCCTTCCTCACCGGCAACGCGCCGCTGGTCGCGGTGCTGCGCGCGGCCCTGGCGCGCGATGCGGTGGCGCGCGGCGAATGCGGGCGCGGCGAGGCGGAGCGGCGCGTGCGCATGGCGCTGCAGAACGTGCATGCCTTCCTGGCCGAGCACGCCACCGACCCGCAGCGCCGCCCGCCGCCGGAGCGGCTGATCGTCTTCGACGAGGCGCAGCGCGCCTGGGACGCGGCGCAGGCCGGCCGCGACACGCTGCGCCGCAAGGCCGTGCTGACGGCGAGCGAGCCGGCGCATACGCTGGAGATCATGGCGCGGACGGAGGGCTGGTCCGCCGTCGTCGCGCTGATCGGCCAGGGGCAGGAGATCAACACGGGCGAGGCGGGCCTCCTGGAATGGGGCCGCTGCCTGGCGGCCGACGGAGGGTGGCGCGCGGTCGCGGCCCCGCGCGTGCTGGAGGGCGCCGACCCGGCGCAGCGCCTGGCGGCGGAGCGGCCGCCCTGGTTGTCGCTCGACCCCGATCTCGACCTGACGGTGCCGATCCGCGGCATCCGCAGCGCCGCCGTCGCGCCCTGGGTGGAGGCGCTGCTCGACGGCCGCTTCGCCGAGGCGGCGCGCATCGCCGCGACGGCGGAGGGCGGCTTGCCCGTCTTCCTGACGCGCGACCTGTCCGAATTGCGGGCCGCGCTGCGCGGTCTTGCCCGGGGCGAGCGCCGCGCCGGCATCCTGCGCAGCGCCGGCGCCCGACGGCTGCGCGGCGAGGGCTTCGGCGAGGAGGTGCCCGCCGATGCCGTGCCCGACTGGTTCCTGAACCGCTGGCCGGATGTCCGGGCCTCGGATGCCTTGGAGACCGGGGCGACGGAATACGCCTGCCAGGGGCTGGAGCTGGACGTGGCGGGCCTGGCCTGGGGCGGCGACTTCCTGGCGGCACCGGGCGGCTGGACGGCCCGGCGCTTCGTCGGCACGGCGTGGCAGGCGGTGCGGCAGCCGCGGGAACGCGACTTCATCCGCAACACCTACCGCGTCCTGCTCACGCGGGCGCGCTATGAAACGGTGGTCTGGGTGCCGCGCGGGGATGCCGGGGACAGGACGCGGCAGCCCGCCGAGATGGATCTGGTGGCGGGCCGGCTGCTGTCCTGCGGGGTACGGCCGATGGCCCTGGACAGGATGGCGCCGGAGCCGGCGGACCCCGTCGCCCTGTTCCCCTGA
- a CDS encoding DMT family transporter: MLTAYAQLAAAMALSGANVAVAKLLAGALPIAMILGLRCLISSAVLLPLALRRDGARLPPPGVLGNLFWQALFGTVLYNAALLLGLRLTTALEGGLVLATLPAVVALGSALFLGEHLPVRVWLAALLAAGGIAAVTLARLAPGAGGSLAGNALVFVGVCGEAAYALLAKRSVGRLPVVTASLWMQLFSALLLLPAWLPWAGEAAVLADPILAGLLLFHALTASLLSLLLWYAGLVRVPAGTAGVFMAFLPAAAAVSALLFLGETATATHGLGFALMLASVLLATWPARSRT, from the coding sequence GTGCTGACCGCCTACGCCCAGCTCGCCGCCGCCATGGCGCTGTCCGGGGCGAATGTGGCGGTGGCCAAGCTGCTTGCCGGGGCGCTGCCGATCGCGATGATCCTCGGCCTGCGTTGCCTCATCTCCTCCGCCGTGTTGTTGCCGCTGGCGCTGCGGCGCGACGGCGCCCGCCTGCCGCCCCCGGGCGTCCTGGGGAACCTGTTCTGGCAGGCGCTGTTCGGCACCGTGCTCTACAATGCCGCGCTGCTGCTGGGCCTGCGCCTGACCACGGCGCTGGAGGGCGGGCTGGTGCTCGCCACCTTGCCGGCCGTGGTGGCGCTGGGCTCGGCGCTGTTCCTCGGCGAGCATCTGCCGGTGCGCGTCTGGCTGGCGGCGCTGCTGGCGGCGGGCGGGATCGCGGCGGTGACGCTGGCGCGGCTCGCCCCCGGCGCGGGCGGCAGTCTGGCGGGCAACGCCCTGGTCTTCGTCGGGGTCTGCGGCGAGGCGGCCTATGCGCTGCTGGCCAAGCGCAGCGTCGGGCGCCTGCCGGTGGTGACCGCCAGCCTGTGGATGCAGCTCTTCTCCGCGCTGCTGCTGCTGCCGGCCTGGCTGCCCTGGGCCGGCGAGGCGGCGGTGCTGGCCGATCCCATCCTGGCCGGGCTGCTGCTCTTCCACGCGCTGACGGCGAGCCTGCTGAGCCTGCTGCTCTGGTACGCCGGGCTGGTGCGGGTGCCGGCGGGAACGGCGGGGGTGTTCATGGCCTTCCTGCCGGCCGCGGCGGCGGTGTCGGCCCTGCTGTTCCTGGGGGAGACGGCGACGGCCACGCATGGGCTGGGCTTCGCGCTGATGCTGGCGAGCGTGCTGCTCGCGACCTGGCCGGCCCGGTCGCGCACATGA